Proteins encoded by one window of Macaca mulatta isolate MMU2019108-1 chromosome 10, T2T-MMU8v2.0, whole genome shotgun sequence:
- the LOC114670533 gene encoding uncharacterized protein LOC114670533, with protein MQWSVAQLYKEKKLWIQATGGMNFKTLQGEEEPCYESDTYEAVAAATSESTTVEPGKLDVGATEGHDLRHISNQKMLTGSPEDSLSLKSLPPNEEDNDDAQILPSPIQGSSEENLNLVCPPPSEADDWDEDDYIIEILPLSDQVCPEDGLFLRGSPQRKDEEEEKEDDDDNNDVQITAWNENDLTLESISDEETHPVCPEDGLFLRGSPQRKDEEEEKEDDDDNNDVQITAWNENDLTLESISDEETHPVCPEDGLFLRGSPQRKDEEEEKEDDDDNNDVQGTAWNENDLTLESISDEETYPG; from the exons ATGCAGTGGAGTGTTGCTCAgttatacaaagaaaagaaactatggATACAGGCCACAGGAGGGATGAACTTCAAAACATTACA GGGAGAGGAGGAACCCTGTTATGAATCTGATACTTACGAGGCTGTGGCTGCTGCAACATCAGAATCCACTACTGTAGAGCCTGGCAAGCTGGATGTGGGAGCCACGGAGGGCCACGACCTGCGGCACATCAGCAACCAAAAGATGCTCACAG GTTCCCCTGAGGACAGCCTGAGTTTAAAATCTCTACCACCAAATGAGGAAGACAATGATGATGCCCAG ATTTTACCATCACCCATCCAGG GTTCTTCTGAGGAAAACCTGAATTTAGTATGCCCACCACCAAGTGAGGCTGATGATTGGGATGAGGATGATTATATCATTGAG ATTTTACCATTGTCTGACCAGG TTTGTCCTGAGGATGGCCTGTTTTTAAGAGGCTCACCACAACgcaaagatgaagaagaagaaaaagaagatgatgatgataataatgatgtcCAG ATAACAGCTTGGAATGAAAACG actTGACGCTGGAGAGTATAAGTGACGAGGAGACTCATCCAG TTTGTCCTGAGGATGGCCTGTTTTTAAGAGGCTCACCACAACgcaaagatgaagaagaagaaaaagaagatgatgatgataataatgatgtcCAG ATAACAGCTTGGAATGAAAACG actTGACGCTGGAGAGTATAAGTGACGAGGAGACTCATCCAG TTTGTCCTGAGGATGGCCTGTTTTTAAGAGGCTCACCACAACgcaaagatgaagaagaagaaaaagaagatgatgatgataataatgatgtcCAG GGAACAGCTTGGAATGAAAATG actTGACGCTGGAGAGCATAAGTGACGAGGAGACTTATCCAG